The DNA sequence GACCGGGTGCGGGAATCGATGTTCAACATCTTGGCGGCCCGCATCGACTTCACCGGGCTGATCGTGCTCGATCTGTTCGCCGGAAGCGGCGCGCTGGGGCTCGAGGCGTTGTCGCGGGGGGCCGAATCGGTGACGTTCGTGGAGGCCGACGCCAAGGCGGCGAAGATCATCGAGGCGAATGTCAGGGCGTCGGGGTTGTCGGGCGGGCGGGTGATCCGCCGCCGAGCGGCTGAACATCTCGAGCGCAGCGGCGGTACCTACGACCTCGTGCTCGCCGATCCGCCCTACGATCTACCCGAAGATGAGGTTGCGCACCTGGTTCGGCAGCTCGCGGACGGGGCGGTCTCCGACGGGGGACTGGTCGTGCTGGAGCGCGCTGCTCGCGCGGCCGACACCCGGTGGCCGCCGGAGTTCGATGACGTCCTGATCCGCCGGTATGGGGAAACCCGGGTCGAGGTTGCCGTGTACAGCCCGCCACATGGGTGAGATGGCTGCCCGCAGGCTGATAACTTGACTCCCATGTCGGGAGCTGTCTGTCCGGGTTCATTCGACCCGGTGACCTCGGGTCATCTGTTCGTCTTCGAGCGGGCAGCCGCCCGGTTCGATGAGCTGGTGATCACCGTGATGGTCAATCCGAAGAAGAGTGGTCTCTTCACGATCCCTGAACGCATTGCTCTCCTGCAGGAGACCACCTCTCACCTGCCCAACGTCCGGGTCGACAGCTGGCAGGGATTGCTCGTGGACTATGTGCGTTCGCAGGGGATGGACACGATCGTGAAGGGCCTGCGCGGCGCCGTGGACTTCGAATACGAGCTGCCGATGGCGCAGATGAACCGGGATCTGACCGGGGCCGAGACCATTTTCATGCTGACCGACCCGCGTCTGGCCCATGTCTCGAGCTCACTGGTGAAGGAAGTCGCCACCCTCGGTGGACCGGTCACCGAGTTCCTGCCGCCGGTGGTCCACGAGCAGCTGCTCGCCAAACTCTCCGCTCGCTGAACGGCCGGTCCGGGCAGGCCGCCAAGCGGGGCAAATCCTGGTTTGGTACCACGACACGCCCCGTAGGTTGACGAGTCTCAGGCGTACCAGTGGGCACAATAGTCACAGAATTAACACCAACCACTGTTTGCACGCGGGTGGGGCCTTAGTGGGTCACCGGCCGATGTCGCGACGAGGAGTGAGGTAGCTGTGTACCGGGTATTCGAAGCGCTGGACGAATTGGGCGCCATCGTCGAAGAAGCGCGCAGTGTGCCGATGACTGCGGGTTGCGTGGTCCCCAGAGGTGACGTGCTCGAATTGCTCGACGACGTCAAGGACGCCATCCCCGGCGACCTCGACGACGCGCAGGACGTCCTCGATCAGCGCGACAAGCTGATCGGCGACGCGCGGATGCGCGCCGACACCCTCGTCGGTGAGGCCACCGCAGAATC is a window from the Williamsia sp. DF01-3 genome containing:
- the rsmD gene encoding 16S rRNA (guanine(966)-N(2))-methyltransferase RsmD, which encodes MTRIIAGSARGRRLSVPAAGTRPTTDRVRESMFNILAARIDFTGLIVLDLFAGSGALGLEALSRGAESVTFVEADAKAAKIIEANVRASGLSGGRVIRRRAAEHLERSGGTYDLVLADPPYDLPEDEVAHLVRQLADGAVSDGGLVVLERAARAADTRWPPEFDDVLIRRYGETRVEVAVYSPPHG
- the coaD gene encoding pantetheine-phosphate adenylyltransferase; protein product: MSGAVCPGSFDPVTSGHLFVFERAAARFDELVITVMVNPKKSGLFTIPERIALLQETTSHLPNVRVDSWQGLLVDYVRSQGMDTIVKGLRGAVDFEYELPMAQMNRDLTGAETIFMLTDPRLAHVSSSLVKEVATLGGPVTEFLPPVVHEQLLAKLSAR